Proteins from one Desulfonema limicola genomic window:
- the trsM gene encoding DVU_1556 family methyltransferase has translation MVKWQRLSRFWRTNSLAVSIPNLFESPQFRAAIGPVTGQAIRPGGISLTMEAAGRCCLPENARVLDIGCGAGATAACLRSKFKFNAIGIDRSALLLADALKQEQMLPLIRGDAVHLPFAGSCMDGVFMECVMSLIPEPSNAASECCRVLKPGAWLIISDIYARNKPANIKQEPFPMRSCLGGAMNREKIEDMINNSGFHCLAWEDRSDLLKQMAAQLVFEFGSMNAFWSAFCNGNTQYEFKERIKDIRPGYYLLMARKK, from the coding sequence TTGGTAAAATGGCAGAGGTTGAGCAGATTCTGGAGGACAAATAGCCTGGCTGTGAGCATACCCAATCTGTTTGAATCGCCTCAATTCAGGGCAGCCATCGGCCCGGTTACAGGGCAGGCCATCAGACCTGGAGGAATTTCCCTTACTATGGAGGCTGCTGGCCGCTGCTGCCTGCCTGAAAATGCGCGGGTTCTTGATATTGGATGCGGGGCAGGGGCAACAGCGGCCTGTCTGCGATCAAAGTTCAAATTCAATGCCATCGGCATTGACAGGTCTGCACTGCTGCTGGCAGATGCACTGAAACAGGAGCAGATGCTTCCCCTGATTCGCGGGGATGCGGTACATCTGCCCTTTGCCGGCAGCTGCATGGACGGGGTATTTATGGAATGCGTCATGTCCCTGATACCGGAGCCTTCCAATGCTGCCAGCGAATGCTGCCGGGTGTTGAAACCGGGTGCCTGGCTTATCATTTCCGATATTTACGCACGGAACAAACCGGCAAATATAAAACAGGAGCCATTTCCCATGCGCTCCTGCCTTGGAGGTGCCATGAACCGTGAAAAAATTGAAGATATGATAAACAATTCCGGTTTCCATTGCCTGGCATGGGAAGATCGTTCGGATTTATTAAAACAGATGGCAGCGCAGCTAGTGTTTGAATTTGGTTCCATGAATGCATTCTGGTCCGCATTCTGCAATGGAAATACTCAATATGAATTTAAGGAAAGAATCAAAGATATCCGGCCCGGGTATTATCTGCTTATGGCTCGAAAAAAATAA
- a CDS encoding DVU_1555 family C-GCAxxG-C-C protein: MDETMIRMMQLGGKGYSCSQIILQLALEMQGEENPELIRAMSGLAYGCGAGTGTCGALTGGCCLIGLYAGKGRDEEQGSDQLMLMLTSLSDWFIEKIGDSHGSISCEAVTGGQGPAASAAKCGEITAKTYEKALEILAAGGFDLC; the protein is encoded by the coding sequence ATGGATGAAACAATGATCCGCATGATGCAGCTTGGAGGAAAAGGCTACTCATGCAGCCAGATAATTTTGCAGCTTGCACTGGAAATGCAGGGAGAAGAAAATCCTGAACTCATAAGAGCAATGTCCGGCCTGGCCTATGGATGCGGAGCAGGTACTGGAACCTGCGGGGCACTGACAGGAGGATGCTGTCTTATAGGGCTGTATGCAGGAAAAGGAAGAGATGAGGAACAAGGCTCAGATCAACTAATGCTAATGCTTACAAGTCTTTCAGACTGGTTTATTGAAAAAATCGGAGACAGTCACGGCAGCATTTCGTGCGAGGCTGTTACCGGCGGACAAGGCCCGGCTGCTTCTGCTGCAAAATGCGGAGAGATTACTGCCAAAACCTATGAAAAAGCCCTTGAAATCCTGGCTGCCGGCGGGTTTGATCTTTGTTAA
- a CDS encoding DVU_1557 family redox protein, with protein sequence MTNAHVQPEDLKWKCFQCSVNLISKTVSLEYMNNRFSTELPVCPDCGFVMISEEVALGKMAEVEQILEDK encoded by the coding sequence ATGACAAACGCACATGTTCAGCCTGAAGACCTGAAATGGAAATGTTTCCAATGCAGCGTTAATCTGATTTCAAAGACGGTTTCCCTTGAATACATGAACAACCGGTTCTCCACCGAACTGCCTGTATGTCCTGATTGCGGGTTTGTGATGATATCCGAGGAGGTCGCACTTGGTAAAATGGCAGAGGTTGAGCAGATTCTGGAGGACAAATAG
- a CDS encoding molybdopterin-dependent aldehyde oxidoreductase gives MIKKNLLVNGISRTLIAPPDASLANVLREQLGLTGTKIGCGQAQCGCCNVILNNKLVRSCVTKMSKIPDNAAVITVEGVGTPENLHPVQLAWITHGGAQCGFCSPGFVVSTTALLAENPNPTREDVRDWFQKHRNACRCTGYKQLVDAVMDAAKVMRGEMKAEELMFKMPEDGKIWGGKYPRPSAVAKVTGTLEYGADLGLKLPPETLCCALVQAQVSHGEIKSIDTSEAEKMPGVVKVVTHKDIKGKNRITGLITFPTNKGDGWDRPILCDEKVFQFGDAIAIVCAATQSQAKAAAEKVKVNMEELPAYMSAPAAMAEDAMEIHPGTPNIYYIQKIAKGKDTKPIFEKADVVVEDDFYVGRQPHMPMEPDVGFAYLNDDGKLCIHSKSIALNLHKAMIAPGLGVEPENLIMVQNPTGGTFGYKFSPTMEALVGAACLATGRPVFLNYNYFQQMTYTGKRSPFFVNMRYAADKDGKLLAMETDWSVDHGPYSEFGDLLTLRGAQFMGAGYDIPNILGEGRTVCTNHAWGSAFRSYGSPQSEFASEVLMDELAEKLGVDPFELRYKNVYREGATTPTGQKPEVLSLPEMLDILRPKYKAALEKAKKNSDGKVKRGVGISIGIYGCGLDGPDGSQVRVELNQDNTITVFNTWEDHGQGADMGTLGTAHEALRPMGVSPDRIRLELNDTGNAPDSGPSGGSRQQVVTGRAIQAACELLMGAMRKSDGTYRSYDEMKAENISVSYDGKWTAPATACDENAQGSPFAVYMYGVFMAEVAVELATGKTSVEKMTLVADIGKVNNRLVTDGQLYGGIAQGIGLALTEDFEDLKKHSTLMGAGFPYAKQVTDDIELIYVETPRPEGPFGAAGAGELPLSSPHAAIINGINNACGVRITRLPALPEKVLAGLKAK, from the coding sequence ATGATTAAGAAAAATCTTTTGGTAAACGGGATCAGCCGTACGCTCATTGCGCCGCCGGATGCATCTCTTGCAAATGTGCTTAGGGAACAGCTGGGGCTTACAGGAACCAAAATAGGGTGCGGCCAGGCCCAGTGCGGATGCTGCAATGTGATCTTAAACAACAAACTGGTTCGGTCCTGTGTGACCAAAATGTCCAAAATACCTGACAATGCTGCTGTTATCACAGTTGAAGGAGTAGGAACCCCGGAAAACCTTCACCCGGTTCAGCTTGCCTGGATCACTCACGGCGGGGCACAGTGCGGATTTTGCAGCCCCGGCTTTGTAGTGTCAACCACTGCCCTGCTGGCTGAAAATCCCAATCCCACCCGTGAAGATGTCCGCGACTGGTTCCAGAAGCACCGCAATGCCTGCCGGTGTACCGGGTATAAACAGCTTGTGGATGCTGTCATGGATGCTGCAAAGGTCATGCGCGGTGAAATGAAAGCCGAAGAACTAATGTTCAAAATGCCTGAAGACGGGAAGATATGGGGCGGCAAATATCCCCGCCCGTCAGCAGTTGCCAAGGTTACGGGAACACTGGAATACGGCGCTGATCTGGGGCTTAAACTTCCGCCTGAAACCCTCTGCTGCGCACTTGTACAGGCCCAGGTCTCCCACGGAGAAATCAAGTCCATTGATACCTCGGAAGCGGAAAAAATGCCGGGTGTCGTTAAGGTGGTTACACACAAGGATATCAAGGGCAAAAACAGGATTACAGGTCTTATAACCTTCCCGACCAACAAAGGAGACGGATGGGACCGGCCTATCCTGTGTGATGAAAAGGTATTTCAGTTCGGCGATGCCATTGCCATTGTATGTGCAGCCACCCAGTCCCAGGCAAAGGCTGCTGCTGAAAAGGTCAAGGTAAATATGGAGGAACTGCCTGCTTACATGAGTGCGCCTGCAGCCATGGCCGAGGATGCTATGGAAATTCATCCGGGAACACCCAATATCTATTATATTCAAAAGATTGCCAAAGGCAAAGATACAAAACCGATTTTTGAAAAAGCCGATGTTGTGGTCGAGGATGATTTTTATGTGGGACGCCAGCCCCATATGCCTATGGAACCGGATGTGGGCTTTGCCTATCTCAATGATGACGGAAAACTATGTATTCATTCCAAATCCATTGCCTTAAATCTTCATAAGGCAATGATTGCTCCGGGTCTTGGTGTGGAACCTGAAAATCTTATAATGGTTCAAAACCCCACCGGAGGAACCTTTGGGTATAAGTTCAGCCCCACAATGGAAGCCCTGGTAGGAGCAGCATGTCTGGCAACAGGCAGGCCGGTTTTTCTAAACTACAATTATTTCCAGCAGATGACTTACACAGGCAAACGCTCTCCCTTTTTTGTCAATATGCGTTATGCAGCAGATAAAGACGGAAAACTCCTGGCAATGGAAACTGACTGGAGCGTGGATCACGGGCCTTATTCAGAGTTCGGCGATCTTCTGACCCTGCGCGGAGCACAGTTCATGGGTGCCGGATACGACATCCCGAACATCCTCGGAGAAGGACGGACGGTCTGCACCAACCATGCCTGGGGATCGGCCTTCCGCTCTTACGGCTCGCCCCAGAGTGAGTTTGCCTCTGAGGTACTTATGGACGAACTGGCCGAAAAACTGGGTGTTGACCCCTTTGAACTTCGGTACAAAAACGTCTATCGTGAAGGTGCCACAACACCTACGGGCCAGAAACCGGAAGTCTTGTCCCTGCCTGAAATGCTGGACATCCTGCGGCCAAAATACAAGGCTGCCCTGGAAAAAGCCAAAAAGAATTCTGACGGCAAGGTTAAACGGGGAGTCGGTATTTCCATAGGTATTTACGGATGCGGGCTGGACGGGCCGGACGGTTCCCAGGTTCGGGTTGAACTGAATCAGGATAATACCATTACCGTATTCAATACATGGGAAGATCATGGTCAGGGTGCGGATATGGGAACCCTTGGAACTGCCCATGAGGCGCTGCGCCCAATGGGAGTAAGCCCTGACAGGATCCGCCTGGAACTTAACGATACCGGCAATGCCCCTGACAGCGGGCCTTCAGGCGGAAGCCGTCAGCAGGTGGTAACAGGACGGGCAATCCAGGCAGCATGTGAACTGCTCATGGGAGCCATGCGGAAATCAGACGGCACTTACCGCAGCTATGATGAAATGAAAGCAGAGAATATTTCCGTATCCTATGACGGCAAATGGACGGCTCCGGCAACTGCCTGTGATGAAAATGCTCAGGGTTCCCCCTTTGCTGTGTATATGTACGGAGTTTTCATGGCTGAGGTGGCTGTCGAACTTGCAACAGGTAAGACCAGTGTGGAAAAGATGACACTGGTGGCAGACATAGGCAAGGTCAACAACCGCCTGGTAACAGACGGCCAGCTTTACGGCGGCATTGCCCAGGGTATCGGCCTGGCCCTTACCGAGGATTTTGAGGATCTGAAAAAACACAGTACCCTGATGGGTGCAGGTTTCCCCTATGCCAAACAGGTTACTGACGACATTGAGCTGATCTATGTGGAAACACCAAGGCCCGAAGGCCCGTTCGGTGCGGCAGGCGCTGGAGAACTCCCGCTTTCCAGCCCTCATGCAGCAATAATCAACGGTATTAACAATGCCTGCGGCGTTCGTATTACCAGACTGCCGGCACTTCCTGAAAAGGTACTGGCAGGTCTTAAGGCAAAATAA
- a CDS encoding pyridine nucleotide-disulfide oxidoreductase/dicluster-binding protein, with translation MDKQALQKLENRCIQDQPAQCVAACPLHVDVRTFIKHVSQGDRNNAWKVLRKTMPVPGILGRICDGPCQMRCKRRDAGGAIRINELEKACVSQPVLPSRILPLPKKGKTVAVAGSGISSLTAAWDLGRKGYDIRLLIPDARPELHLLNLYGKTIPAEIIKKELDMLKSVNVVINTGISTDAGNFLKQCLESHDAVYLGLDAVDGQTWNLPKNREGNTAITPKTQTTGLEGVFAGGLPCNGVSSPVWQAAEGRWAATSIDRFLQKVSLNAGREKEGPYETRLFTSLADVRPQNAAPMTNPDGYTWEEAVEEARRCLQCECMECVKVCPYLERFNGYPKKYAREIYNNESIVMGIRQANKLINSCSLCGLCETVCPENFAMQDICLTARQSMSRRGKMPPSAHEFALMDMAFSQSERFALARHEPGHSKSEHLFFPGCQLCASAPDKILPLYDYLRKSLGGGVGIMLGCCAAPARWAGREDQFQEETAGFEQKWTKLGKPQVITACSTCLSMFQKNLKGISITSLWQVTAEKGLPDFLHIKNNLNPKKKFAVHDPCTTRTEPKIRASVRVLLERMGVMVEELELSNEKTECCGFGGLMENANPELAKEVITRRSARSRLDYIAYCAMCRDALAGSGKRVIHLADLIIPDPDEPDPASRKRPTWSERQENRAKLKTHLLERLWGEKALEIEEYQNIILDISPDVSELLDNRRILTSDIQQVIYHAEKTKDKLRHGETGRFKAAFRPYNTTFWVEYTLSETGYVIHNAYAHRMEVIR, from the coding sequence ATGGATAAACAAGCTCTTCAGAAATTGGAAAACCGGTGTATTCAGGATCAGCCTGCCCAATGTGTGGCAGCCTGTCCCCTGCATGTGGATGTCCGTACATTTATAAAACACGTCAGTCAGGGCGACCGGAACAATGCCTGGAAAGTTCTTCGTAAAACAATGCCTGTTCCCGGTATCCTGGGGCGGATTTGTGACGGCCCGTGCCAGATGAGGTGTAAACGCCGGGATGCAGGCGGTGCTATACGCATCAACGAGCTGGAAAAAGCCTGCGTCAGTCAGCCCGTACTCCCTTCCCGGATTCTGCCGCTTCCGAAAAAAGGCAAAACCGTTGCAGTAGCAGGCAGCGGTATAAGCAGCCTGACCGCAGCCTGGGATCTGGGAAGAAAGGGATATGATATACGGCTGCTTATCCCTGATGCCAGACCTGAATTACACCTGCTTAATCTTTATGGAAAAACAATTCCGGCTGAAATTATCAAAAAAGAACTTGATATGCTTAAATCCGTGAATGTAGTCATAAACACCGGGATTTCAACAGATGCAGGGAATTTTCTCAAACAATGCCTTGAAAGCCATGATGCAGTCTATCTGGGACTGGACGCAGTTGACGGACAAACCTGGAATCTGCCGAAAAACCGGGAAGGAAACACGGCCATAACTCCAAAAACCCAGACAACCGGGCTGGAAGGCGTTTTTGCCGGAGGCCTGCCCTGTAACGGAGTTTCATCCCCTGTATGGCAGGCAGCAGAAGGCAGATGGGCTGCAACATCCATTGACCGCTTTCTTCAAAAGGTTTCTTTAAATGCAGGCCGGGAAAAAGAAGGCCCTTACGAAACCAGGCTGTTTACCAGCCTTGCAGATGTCAGGCCGCAGAATGCCGCACCCATGACAAACCCGGACGGATATACCTGGGAGGAGGCAGTGGAAGAAGCCCGGCGCTGTCTGCAATGCGAATGTATGGAATGCGTAAAGGTCTGCCCATATCTGGAACGATTCAACGGTTATCCCAAAAAATATGCAAGGGAGATTTACAACAACGAATCCATTGTCATGGGAATCCGGCAGGCCAATAAGCTTATCAATTCATGCAGCCTGTGCGGATTATGCGAGACGGTCTGCCCTGAAAATTTTGCCATGCAGGATATTTGCCTGACAGCCCGGCAGTCCATGTCAAGGCGGGGCAAAATGCCGCCGTCAGCCCATGAGTTTGCACTTATGGACATGGCTTTCAGTCAGAGCGAGCGTTTTGCACTGGCACGTCATGAACCCGGACATTCAAAAAGCGAACACCTTTTTTTTCCAGGCTGCCAGCTTTGCGCATCAGCGCCTGATAAGATTCTTCCATTGTACGATTATCTCAGAAAATCACTTGGCGGCGGAGTTGGAATTATGCTGGGATGCTGTGCCGCACCTGCCCGCTGGGCAGGCAGAGAAGATCAGTTTCAGGAAGAAACAGCCGGGTTTGAGCAAAAATGGACAAAATTGGGAAAACCTCAAGTGATAACAGCCTGCTCAACCTGCCTGAGCATGTTCCAAAAGAACCTGAAAGGAATCTCAATCACTTCTTTATGGCAGGTGACAGCTGAAAAAGGGCTGCCTGATTTTTTACATATAAAAAACAATCTCAATCCCAAAAAAAAATTTGCAGTCCATGATCCATGCACCACACGAACAGAACCAAAAATTCGGGCATCTGTGCGTGTTCTGCTGGAGCGTATGGGGGTTATGGTAGAGGAACTGGAACTCAGTAATGAAAAAACCGAATGCTGCGGCTTCGGGGGATTAATGGAAAATGCCAACCCGGAGCTGGCAAAAGAGGTTATCACCAGGCGCTCTGCCCGGAGCCGGCTGGATTATATTGCCTACTGCGCCATGTGCAGGGATGCGCTGGCAGGAAGCGGAAAAAGAGTCATTCATCTGGCTGACCTGATAATCCCTGATCCTGATGAACCTGATCCTGCATCCCGCAAACGCCCTACCTGGTCGGAAAGGCAGGAAAACCGGGCAAAACTCAAGACGCATCTGCTTGAAAGATTATGGGGAGAAAAAGCATTGGAAATAGAAGAATATCAGAATATCATCCTTGATATTTCGCCTGATGTTTCGGAACTTTTAGACAACCGGAGAATTCTCACAAGCGATATTCAACAGGTTATTTATCATGCTGAAAAAACAAAAGACAAACTCCGGCATGGGGAAACAGGCAGGTTTAAAGCTGCTTTCAGACCCTATAACACAACTTTCTGGGTTGAATATACCCTGTCTGAAACCGGCTATGTTATCCATAATGCCTATGCTCACCGCATGGAGGTAATCCGATAA